One genomic segment of Gaiellales bacterium includes these proteins:
- a CDS encoding glycosyltransferase family 2 protein produces the protein MRTAVEVVGLASTLYALALNLTYLLLWPLARRGMTRTVRRRSWAWHEEAFASPLTPGISILVPAFNEETVILESVRSLLAQRYSRFEVVVVDDGSTDETARTLIDAYDLRQVTPAPRNRLAYEPVTEMYRGAAPHDITLVRKANGGRADALNAALDVARHPYVIVTDADSIIDPDGLSVMVRPVLEDPERVIAVGGTIRVGNSCRVESGRVVEARLPDGRLAAYQVIEYLRAFLFGRVAWDSIGALVIVSGAFGLFRRDVVDEVGGYWTDTVGEDLELTVRLHRHMREQNRPYRVTFAPDPVCWTEVPSDMGSLGRQRRRWHRGLWETLWRHRSMMLRPRYGTPGMIALPYFLMFEFAGPLMELAAWIAFPIGLALGIVSWHLVAAFILCSWVLGTLVTLVACGLEEQGYRNYRRVRDLGRMMCLAVFENMWFRQLIDFYRLAGVYDIARRKQGWGAMRRTGFNEA, from the coding sequence GTGAGAACCGCCGTCGAGGTCGTCGGGCTCGCCTCGACCCTCTACGCCCTCGCCCTCAACCTGACCTATCTGCTGCTGTGGCCGCTGGCGCGGCGGGGCATGACGCGCACCGTCCGCCGCCGCAGCTGGGCCTGGCACGAGGAGGCGTTCGCGTCGCCGCTCACGCCGGGGATCTCCATCCTCGTCCCGGCGTTCAACGAGGAGACCGTCATCCTCGAGTCCGTCCGCTCGCTGCTCGCGCAGCGCTACTCGCGATTCGAGGTCGTGGTCGTCGACGACGGCTCGACCGACGAGACCGCCCGTACCCTGATCGACGCGTACGACCTGCGCCAGGTGACGCCTGCGCCGCGCAACCGGCTCGCGTACGAGCCGGTGACCGAGATGTACCGTGGCGCGGCCCCGCACGACATCACCCTCGTCCGCAAGGCCAACGGCGGCCGCGCCGACGCGCTCAACGCCGCGCTCGACGTCGCCCGCCACCCGTACGTGATCGTCACCGACGCCGACTCGATCATCGACCCGGACGGCCTCTCGGTCATGGTGCGGCCGGTGCTCGAGGATCCCGAGCGGGTGATCGCCGTCGGCGGCACGATCCGGGTCGGCAACTCGTGCCGGGTCGAGTCGGGCCGGGTCGTGGAGGCGCGGCTGCCGGACGGGCGGCTGGCCGCCTACCAGGTGATCGAGTACCTGCGGGCGTTCCTGTTCGGCCGGGTGGCCTGGGACTCGATCGGCGCGCTCGTGATCGTCTCCGGCGCGTTCGGGCTCTTCCGCCGCGACGTCGTCGACGAGGTCGGCGGCTACTGGACCGACACGGTCGGCGAGGATCTCGAGCTGACGGTGCGCCTGCACCGCCACATGCGCGAGCAGAACCGGCCCTACCGCGTCACCTTCGCCCCCGATCCGGTGTGCTGGACTGAGGTGCCGTCCGACATGGGCTCGCTCGGGCGGCAGCGGCGGCGCTGGCACCGCGGCCTGTGGGAGACGCTGTGGCGGCACCGCTCGATGATGCTTCGGCCCCGGTACGGCACGCCGGGCATGATCGCCCTGCCCTACTTCCTGATGTTCGAGTTCGCCGGTCCGCTGATGGAGCTCGCCGCCTGGATCGCGTTCCCGATCGGCCTCGCCCTCGGCATCGTCAGCTGGCACCTCGTGGCCGCGTTCATCCTCTGCTCGTGGGTGCTCGGCACGCTGGTCACGCTGGTCGCCTGCGGCCTCGAGGAGCAGGGCTACCGCAACTACCGCCGCGTCCGCGACCTCGGCCGGATGATGTGCCTGGCCGTCTTCGAGAACATGTGGTTCCGGCAGCTGATCGACTTCTACCGGCTCGCCGGCGTGTACGACATCGCCCGGCGCAAGCAGGGCTGGGGCGCGATGCGCCGCACCGGCTTCAACGAGGCGTAA
- a CDS encoding HEAT repeat domain-containing protein yields MAAPLEFALAVVLIGVMYALLLWARRVRAHRSDELRTEARGRVEPVAHALLDGEPAGRTDRRDEHALTEILAELAPALTGESREAIAGHFETSGAIARVSRRLADPRAHRRAEHAALLGDMCSPLAEVPLLQALNDRDPDVRLAAARSLGRLRPRTAAGPLLYALVQGLVPRAVAANALIAIGAAALPGIRNLLSDDEPAARANAVELLGRLGNPRDSLSLRDRLDDDAPIVRRRACEALARLGADDACDALEELLTDEVADVRMSAAEALAAIGDERSAPTLLRLVHHDDVDVAEVAARALIAVAPGLVVELGGDMDAHPQLRHAASLIQAGVA; encoded by the coding sequence ATGGCGGCCCCCCTCGAATTTGCCCTTGCCGTGGTCCTGATCGGCGTGATGTACGCGCTGCTCCTCTGGGCGCGGCGGGTGCGCGCTCACCGCAGCGACGAGCTGCGGACCGAGGCGCGGGGGCGCGTCGAGCCCGTCGCCCACGCGCTGCTCGACGGCGAGCCGGCCGGCCGCACCGACCGCCGCGACGAGCACGCCCTGACCGAGATCCTGGCCGAGCTCGCGCCCGCCCTCACGGGCGAGTCGCGCGAGGCCATCGCCGGCCACTTCGAGACCAGCGGGGCGATCGCCCGCGTCAGCCGCCGCCTGGCCGACCCCCGCGCCCACCGCCGCGCCGAGCACGCCGCCCTGCTCGGCGACATGTGCAGCCCCCTCGCCGAGGTGCCGCTGCTCCAGGCCCTGAACGATCGCGACCCCGATGTCCGCCTCGCCGCCGCCCGCAGCCTCGGCCGCCTGCGCCCCCGCACCGCCGCCGGCCCGCTCCTCTACGCGCTCGTGCAGGGGCTCGTCCCCCGCGCCGTCGCCGCCAACGCCCTGATCGCGATCGGCGCCGCCGCCCTCCCCGGCATCCGCAACCTGCTCTCCGACGACGAGCCGGCCGCCCGCGCCAACGCGGTCGAGCTGCTCGGCCGGCTCGGCAACCCGCGCGACAGCCTCTCGCTGCGCGATCGGCTCGACGACGATGCGCCAATCGTCCGCCGCCGCGCCTGCGAGGCCCTGGCCCGGCTCGGCGCGGACGACGCCTGCGACGCGCTCGAGGAGCTGCTGACGGACGAGGTCGCCGACGTGCGCATGTCCGCCGCCGAGGCGCTGGCCGCCATCGGCGACGAGCGCAGCGCGCCGACGCTCCTGCGGCTCGTCCACCACGACGACGTCGACGTCGCCGAGGTGGCCGCCCGCGCCCTCATCGCCGTCGCTCCCGGGCTCGTCGTCGAGCTGGGCGGCGACATGGACGCCCACCCGCAGCTGCGCCACGCCGCCAGCCTGATCCAGGCCGGCGTCGCGTGA
- a CDS encoding MBL fold metallo-hydrolase gives MRVTTVRPDLTQLTRLRFVNAYLVPEDDGLTLVDTMIGGSASTIVAAAEGLGRPIVRIVLTHGHADHVGSLDELAKLLPDAVVACSTRESRLLAGDRALDPDEPASKLRGGWKDVETRPSLLLDEGDRVGSLRVVAAPGHTPGHIAFLDERDRTLIAGDAFSTLGGVSTGGRTNPRFPLVGMATWDRATANATAGRLAALAPAALAAGHGPVVADPAAAIERALAAAGVARAEAA, from the coding sequence ATGCGAGTCACCACCGTTCGGCCCGATCTGACCCAGCTGACCAGGCTGCGCTTCGTGAACGCCTACCTCGTGCCCGAGGACGACGGCCTGACCCTCGTCGACACGATGATCGGGGGCAGCGCGAGCACGATCGTCGCGGCCGCCGAGGGGCTCGGCCGCCCGATCGTGCGGATCGTCCTCACCCACGGCCACGCCGACCATGTCGGCTCGCTCGACGAGCTGGCGAAGCTCCTGCCCGATGCCGTCGTCGCGTGCTCGACCCGCGAGAGCCGCCTGCTCGCGGGCGATCGGGCGCTCGATCCCGATGAGCCCGCGTCGAAGCTGCGCGGCGGCTGGAAGGACGTCGAGACGCGGCCGTCGCTCCTCCTCGACGAGGGCGACCGCGTCGGCTCTCTGCGCGTCGTCGCCGCGCCGGGCCACACGCCCGGCCACATCGCGTTCCTCGACGAGCGCGACCGGACGCTGATCGCGGGCGATGCCTTCTCCACGCTCGGTGGCGTGTCCACCGGTGGCCGCACAAACCCGCGCTTCCCACTCGTCGGGATGGCGACGTGGGACCGTGCGACTGCCAACGCCACCGCCGGCCGCCTGGCGGCCCTGGCGCCTGCCGCGCTCGCGGCCGGCCACGGCCCGGTGGTCGCCGACCCCGCCGCCGCAATCGAGCGGGCCCTTGCCGCTGCCGGCGTCGCCCGGGCCGAGGCCGCGTAG
- a CDS encoding TetR/AcrR family transcriptional regulator has product MPRRGLSRAAVVETAARLADREGYEALTLGAVAAEAGVRPPSLYNHVDGLAGLRRELALAGLGELGERLRDAAVGRAGDDALHELAAAYRAYAREHPGVYGALQRAPEPDDDVAAAAGARLLEPVFAVLRGFGLEGDAAVHAARALRSAMHGFAELERVGGFGIDLDVDESYRFLIGSVAAGIRA; this is encoded by the coding sequence ATGCCGCGCCGTGGACTCAGCCGGGCGGCCGTCGTCGAGACGGCCGCCCGGCTGGCCGACCGGGAAGGGTACGAGGCGCTCACGCTGGGCGCCGTGGCGGCCGAGGCCGGCGTGCGGCCGCCATCGCTCTACAACCACGTCGACGGCCTCGCCGGGCTGCGCCGCGAGCTCGCGCTGGCCGGCCTCGGGGAGCTCGGCGAACGGCTCCGCGACGCCGCAGTCGGTCGGGCCGGCGACGACGCCCTGCACGAGCTGGCGGCGGCCTACCGGGCCTATGCACGCGAGCACCCGGGCGTCTACGGGGCGCTCCAGCGGGCGCCGGAGCCCGACGACGACGTCGCCGCCGCTGCGGGCGCCCGTCTGCTCGAGCCGGTGTTCGCCGTTCTGCGCGGCTTCGGCCTCGAGGGCGACGCCGCGGTCCACGCCGCCCGGGCGCTGCGAAGCGCGATGCACGGGTTCGCCGAGCTCGAGCGCGTCGGCGGCTTCGGGATCGACCTCGACGTGGACGAGAGCTACCGCTTCCTGATCGGCAGCGTGGCGGCGGGAATCCGCGCTTGA
- a CDS encoding TIGR03118 family protein gives MAVAIAVLAVPAAALAHGYRQTNLVSDQPGVAQIMDPNLVNAWGLAAGPTTPLWVADNGTGVATIYPGAVGGMPISIAPLVVSIPAMDPTGQVFNPTMGFKQDVMGTATPSLFILDTETGSVAAWAPGTTTAVTEWTTPGAIFKGLTLAHVHGRGAMLFAADFGNNAVDVFNSRFHPVNTHGRFRDPRLPHSFAPFGIQAIGGRIYVSYAKQGTPPDEVDAPHLGYVDVYTPRGILIRRLVSRGALNAPWGLAQAPRHFGRFSGALLVGNFGDGHIHAYDIHTGRMLGTLRRPHGAPVVIDGLWGLRFGNGVTGARNALLFSAGPDGESHGLLGELRAAH, from the coding sequence ATGGCAGTGGCGATCGCGGTGCTGGCCGTTCCGGCGGCCGCGCTGGCACATGGATACCGGCAGACGAACCTGGTCTCGGACCAGCCGGGCGTCGCCCAGATCATGGATCCGAACCTGGTGAACGCCTGGGGGCTCGCCGCCGGGCCGACCACGCCGCTGTGGGTGGCGGACAACGGCACCGGCGTGGCCACGATCTACCCGGGCGCGGTCGGCGGAATGCCGATCTCGATCGCGCCGCTGGTGGTCTCGATCCCGGCGATGGACCCGACCGGCCAGGTGTTCAACCCGACCATGGGGTTCAAGCAGGACGTGATGGGCACGGCCACGCCGTCGCTCTTCATCCTCGACACCGAGACCGGCTCGGTCGCCGCCTGGGCACCGGGCACCACCACGGCGGTCACGGAGTGGACGACGCCGGGCGCGATCTTCAAAGGCCTGACGCTGGCCCACGTGCACGGCCGCGGCGCCATGCTCTTCGCCGCCGACTTCGGCAACAACGCGGTCGACGTGTTCAACAGCCGGTTCCACCCGGTGAACACGCACGGCCGGTTCCGTGACCCGCGGCTGCCGCACAGCTTCGCGCCGTTCGGCATCCAGGCGATCGGCGGCCGGATCTACGTCAGCTACGCGAAGCAGGGCACGCCGCCCGACGAGGTCGACGCGCCCCACCTGGGCTACGTCGACGTCTACACGCCGCGCGGCATCCTGATCCGGCGGCTGGTCAGCCGCGGCGCCCTGAACGCGCCGTGGGGCCTGGCGCAGGCGCCGCGTCACTTCGGCCGCTTCAGCGGCGCGCTGCTCGTCGGCAACTTCGGCGACGGCCACATCCACGCGTACGACATCCACACCGGGCGGATGCTGGGGACGCTGCGGCGCCCGCACGGCGCCCCGGTCGTCATCGACGGCCTGTGGGGTCTGCGCTTCGGCAACGGCGTCACCGGCGCCCGCAACGCGCTGCTCTTCAGCGCGGGGCCGGATGGCGAGTCGCACGGCCTGCTCGGCGAGCTGCGGGCGGCCCACTAG
- a CDS encoding MBL fold metallo-hydrolase: MTEPAETAAGFEEVVDGVWHWRIRNRAIGGSLSSSQLVAFDGEAALVDPVRLAPEAMEGLPRPTATCLTAKCHQRSAWRYRDELGALVWAPQGTAPMDAEPDHRYAAGDSLSAGLRAVHTPGPEDVHFCLLLERAGGVLFCSDLLSRREDGELHFVPLEYHDDPAATRQSVEGLLDLPFAVLCLDHGPPVTDDPKGAIRALLERTA, translated from the coding sequence ATGACCGAGCCCGCCGAGACCGCCGCTGGATTCGAGGAGGTCGTCGACGGCGTCTGGCACTGGCGGATCCGGAACCGCGCCATCGGCGGATCGCTCTCGAGCTCCCAGCTGGTCGCCTTCGACGGCGAGGCGGCCCTCGTCGACCCGGTGCGGCTGGCGCCGGAGGCGATGGAGGGGCTGCCGCGGCCGACGGCGACGTGTCTCACCGCCAAGTGTCACCAGCGCTCTGCCTGGCGCTACCGCGACGAGCTCGGCGCGCTCGTATGGGCGCCGCAGGGCACGGCGCCGATGGACGCCGAGCCCGACCACCGCTACGCCGCCGGCGACTCGCTCTCGGCCGGGCTGCGCGCCGTGCACACGCCGGGGCCCGAGGACGTCCACTTCTGCCTCCTGCTCGAACGTGCCGGAGGCGTGCTCTTCTGCTCCGACCTGCTCAGCCGGCGCGAGGACGGCGAGCTCCACTTCGTCCCGCTCGAGTACCACGACGACCCGGCCGCGACCCGGCAGAGCGTCGAGGGCCTGCTCGACCTGCCCTTTGCGGTGCTCTGCCTCGACCACGGCCCGCCGGTCACGGACGACCCCAAGGGGGCGATCCGGGCGCTGCTCGAGCGCACCGCCTGA